The DNA region CACGCATGCTGCCGAGCAGCAGCATCACGCCGTGCTCCCGCACGATCTCGCGGCTCATGATCTTGTGCACATGGTGCTGCAGCGCCGTGACTTCGCGGGACAGCTCTTCCAGGCGGTCAAAGGGCATGACGCACACTTCGGCGTCTTCCAGTGCCACCGCATCGCAGGTGTGATGGTCGCTCACGATGCCGTCCAGGCCGATGATTTCGCCGGCCATCTGGAAGCCGGTCACCTGGTCGCGTCCGTCTTCCGTCGCCACACAGGTCTTGAAGAAGCCGGTGCGGATGGCAAACAGCGAACTGAACGGCTCGCCGTTGCGGAACAGGGTGGCACCGCGCTTGACCTTGCGGCGCGTGGCGACGATTTCGTCGATGCGTTGCAATTGCTGATCGTTCAGCCCCATGGGCATGCAGAGTTCGCGCAGATTGCAGTTCGAGCAGGCAACTTTGATGGTTTGCAGATTCATATGCACTGGGCCCTGTTCCTGTCCTGAGCTTACCTGGAGAGGTAGCGGGGTTCAAATGTTGCAGGAGCACGGAGGGCTACTGTCATGCTGCATTGTGGCAGCCC from Paracidovorax wautersii includes:
- the fnr gene encoding fumarate/nitrate reduction transcriptional regulator Fnr; its protein translation is MNLQTIKVACSNCNLRELCMPMGLNDQQLQRIDEIVATRRKVKRGATLFRNGEPFSSLFAIRTGFFKTCVATEDGRDQVTGFQMAGEIIGLDGIVSDHHTCDAVALEDAEVCVMPFDRLEELSREVTALQHHVHKIMSREIVREHGVMLLLGSMRAEERLAAFLLNLVQRLHARGFSQSELVLRMTREEIGSYLGLKLETVSRTFSKFVEEGVVEVKQRHVRIVDTDALKRIVNSQQCH